A region of Ignavibacteriota bacterium DNA encodes the following proteins:
- a CDS encoding septal ring lytic transglycosylase RlpA family protein, whose translation MPQNQSAQQGASTKPEQPGTVLRGKASYYGDEFHGRKTANGEIYDRSKISAAHKTLPFGTIVRVRNLNNNKEIIVRINDRGPFVAGRVIDLSYAAARELDMLRDGVVDVEVTVLE comes from the coding sequence ATGCCGCAAAATCAATCAGCTCAGCAGGGGGCTTCCACAAAGCCTGAGCAGCCGGGAACTGTTTTACGTGGAAAAGCATCATACTATGGAGATGAATTTCATGGAAGAAAAACTGCTAACGGAGAAATCTATGACCGAAGTAAAATCTCCGCTGCTCATAAAACACTGCCATTCGGTACTATTGTAAGAGTAAGAAATCTTAACAACAATAAGGAAATTATTGTCCGAATTAATGATAGAGGACCTTTTGTTGCAGGAAGGGTTATTGACCTTTCTTATGCTGCTGCTCGAGAGCTCGATATGCTTCGTGATGGTGTAGTAGATGTAGAAGTAACCGTTTTGGAATAG
- a CDS encoding FkbM family methyltransferase: MEYFSQSNQDKFVDKIIFGGNKTNGYFLEIGAYDGITFSNTYTFEKYRNWKGICVEPIPTIFNKLRQNRKCDCIQGCIAEKEGVVQITHVDGPSEMLTGITKNYDAAHSERIENEIKERGGKKVIYDVKAYNLTDILIKKIINHIDYCSIDVEGSEWEVLKSIDFDKISFSCFSIENNYDDVLIVKFMCSKGYEFLGKLEADDIYVSKKNQNIFRLKMMCKLYNFKNKSRNILSKFLKK; encoded by the coding sequence ATGGAATATTTTTCGCAATCGAATCAGGATAAATTTGTTGATAAGATAATATTCGGAGGAAATAAGACTAATGGGTATTTTCTTGAAATTGGCGCCTATGACGGAATAACTTTCTCGAATACATATACTTTTGAAAAATACCGTAATTGGAAAGGGATTTGTGTTGAACCAATTCCTACAATTTTTAATAAACTCAGGCAAAATAGAAAATGCGATTGTATTCAGGGTTGCATTGCTGAAAAGGAAGGAGTCGTTCAGATTACCCATGTGGATGGTCCTTCTGAAATGCTGACCGGTATTACAAAGAATTATGATGCTGCACATTCAGAGAGAATTGAAAATGAAATTAAAGAACGTGGCGGCAAAAAAGTGATTTATGATGTCAAAGCTTATAATCTAACAGATATTTTAATAAAGAAGATTATCAATCACATTGATTATTGCAGTATTGATGTAGAAGGCAGTGAGTGGGAGGTCTTGAAATCAATTGATTTTGATAAAATTTCATTTTCATGTTTTTCAATCGAGAATAATTATGATGATGTTTTAATTGTCAAATTTATGTGTTCCAAAGGATATGAGTTTTTAGGCAAACTGGAAGCCGATGATATTTATGTTTCCAAAAAAAATCAGAATATTTTCCGTTTAAAAATGATGTGTAAACTGTATAATTTCAAAAATAAATCAAGAAACATATTGTCAAAATTCTTAAAAAAATAA
- the metG gene encoding methionine--tRNA ligase has product MKKRTLITSALPYANGYIHLGHAAGAYLPADIFARFQRISGNEVLYVCGSDEHGVAITISAEKEKVSPQSIVDKYHNANKDAFNKFSMSFDIYSRTSLPEHHQTAREFFEDFLKKGFLKEKEEEQFYDSSAGMFLPDRYVEGECPNCGYDRARGDQCDSCGAYYNQLELKNPVSIVSGKKPEVRKTSHWYYEFNKFQEFLENYIEGKKGKWKDNVINQTMSWLKAGLNERAITRDMSWGVNLEGIEGLSKEKTAGKVLYVWFDAVFGYISASKIWSETHKQDWKRWWCSEDTRYIAFIGKDNIVFHTLIFPAYLHAKGDYILPDNVPANEFLNLEGEKFSKSRNWSIDLKDFFNDFPETQYTDSLRYTLAMNLPETKDADFTWKDFQARNNNELAAILGNFVNRALQFIFKNFEGKVPVLSSDFSDLPTDWGKLAIGSDDEFKERFIEKYSKNDFDVINALITGIKSSSELFERFRFRDAITEIMNVARASNKYFNDEEPWKRIKSDKDYAAKTLYVCVQLVRSLAVLVAPIIPNSSTKIAETLNISIYSGAPSEDSINTTNLWDSASLPLVEQGSDLNTPAILFTRIEDDVISAQIAKLGDKISNSTIAPEPLIDITDFQKIKLKTAKIISAEKLKKSKKLLKLIVDLGDSQRQILAGIAEYYEPEYLIGKTVVVVANLKPAKLMGEESQGMMLAASADNKLCFVSPEIEIGAGAEVK; this is encoded by the coding sequence ATGAAAAAACGTACTCTAATTACTTCAGCATTACCTTATGCAAATGGTTACATACACCTTGGGCATGCCGCAGGAGCATATCTTCCGGCTGATATTTTTGCCCGATTTCAAAGAATTTCAGGAAATGAAGTGCTATACGTTTGTGGCTCTGATGAGCACGGAGTAGCAATTACAATATCAGCTGAGAAAGAAAAAGTTTCGCCTCAGTCAATAGTTGATAAATACCATAATGCTAATAAAGATGCTTTTAATAAATTTTCGATGTCATTTGATATATACTCCCGTACATCACTACCGGAACATCATCAAACAGCGAGAGAATTTTTTGAAGATTTCCTCAAAAAAGGATTTCTAAAGGAAAAAGAGGAAGAGCAGTTCTATGATTCTTCTGCGGGTATGTTCCTGCCGGACAGGTATGTTGAAGGTGAATGTCCAAACTGCGGATATGATCGTGCTCGTGGCGACCAGTGTGACAGCTGTGGGGCATACTACAACCAACTCGAACTAAAAAATCCTGTATCAATTGTTTCCGGCAAAAAACCAGAAGTCAGAAAAACTTCTCACTGGTACTATGAGTTCAATAAATTTCAGGAATTTTTGGAAAACTACATTGAGGGCAAAAAAGGTAAATGGAAAGATAATGTCATAAACCAAACAATGAGCTGGCTGAAAGCCGGACTCAATGAGCGTGCCATAACAAGAGATATGTCGTGGGGTGTAAATCTCGAAGGCATAGAAGGACTGTCAAAAGAGAAAACCGCCGGAAAAGTATTATATGTTTGGTTCGATGCTGTTTTTGGATATATTTCAGCATCAAAAATCTGGTCTGAAACTCATAAGCAGGACTGGAAAAGATGGTGGTGCAGTGAGGATACGAGATATATTGCTTTCATAGGTAAGGATAATATTGTTTTTCACACATTAATATTTCCTGCTTATCTTCATGCTAAGGGTGACTATATATTACCTGATAATGTTCCGGCTAATGAGTTCTTGAATTTGGAGGGAGAAAAATTCTCCAAATCAAGAAATTGGTCAATTGATTTAAAAGATTTCTTTAATGATTTTCCTGAGACTCAATATACCGATTCACTTCGATATACTTTGGCTATGAATCTGCCTGAAACAAAAGATGCGGATTTCACGTGGAAAGATTTTCAAGCAAGAAATAATAACGAATTAGCTGCAATTTTAGGTAATTTTGTTAACAGGGCATTACAATTTATTTTCAAGAATTTTGAAGGAAAAGTACCTGTTCTTAGCTCAGATTTTTCTGATTTGCCAACTGACTGGGGCAAACTTGCTATTGGCAGTGATGATGAATTCAAAGAAAGATTTATCGAAAAATATTCAAAAAATGATTTTGATGTTATTAATGCGTTGATTACAGGGATTAAATCTTCTTCAGAATTATTTGAGCGTTTCAGATTCAGAGATGCAATCACTGAAATTATGAATGTGGCAAGGGCATCGAATAAATATTTCAATGATGAAGAGCCCTGGAAGCGAATTAAATCCGACAAAGATTATGCTGCTAAGACTCTCTATGTCTGCGTTCAGCTTGTTCGCAGTCTTGCTGTGCTTGTTGCTCCAATTATTCCAAATTCCTCAACAAAAATTGCTGAAACATTGAATATCTCGATTTATTCAGGTGCTCCATCAGAAGATTCTATTAATACAACTAATCTCTGGGATTCAGCGAGTCTGCCTTTGGTTGAGCAAGGCTCTGATTTAAATACCCCTGCAATATTATTTACAAGAATTGAAGATGATGTTATATCTGCTCAGATTGCTAAACTTGGTGATAAAATTTCCAATTCAACTATAGCACCCGAGCCACTTATTGATATTACAGATTTTCAGAAAATCAAGCTCAAAACAGCTAAAATCATATCTGCAGAAAAACTCAAAAAATCAAAAAAATTATTGAAATTGATTGTTGATTTGGGTGATTCGCAGCGTCAGATTCTTGCCGGAATTGCTGAGTACTACGAGCCTGAATATTTAATTGGTAAAACAGTTGTGGTAGTAGCAAATCTGAAGCCGGCAAAACTAATGGGCGAAGAGTCGCAAGGCATGATGCTTGCAGCAAGTGCAGATAACAAATTATGCTTCGTTTCACCGGAAATTGAAATTGGTGCCGGTGCTGAAGTTAAGTAA
- a CDS encoding M23 family metallopeptidase — protein MYCFPLLNYHKLLPKTGSGSFGEFRNDRIHTGIDLYAEFGTEVRAVLNGEVVETGVFTSPDMVDYWNKTYFAAIQHNDGKIFKYCEMGEIFISKGELIKSGHIIGEVGKVINVQMVSQEAPDYIKSLVMTNCCSMLHFEMYSGLPYFPENYLGGNIFSKKIPDNLLNPYEFLISILFNKLK, from the coding sequence ATGTATTGTTTCCCATTGCTGAATTATCATAAATTGCTTCCAAAAACAGGTTCCGGGTCTTTTGGAGAATTTCGTAATGACAGAATTCATACCGGTATAGATTTATATGCTGAATTTGGGACTGAAGTCAGAGCCGTTCTCAATGGTGAAGTTGTTGAAACAGGAGTTTTTACATCTCCGGATATGGTTGATTATTGGAATAAAACTTACTTTGCAGCTATTCAACATAATGATGGAAAAATATTCAAATACTGCGAAATGGGGGAGATATTTATATCGAAAGGTGAGTTGATAAAGTCGGGGCATATAATCGGAGAAGTTGGAAAAGTTATTAATGTCCAAATGGTAAGTCAGGAAGCTCCGGATTACATAAAGTCATTAGTAATGACAAATTGTTGCTCAATGCTGCATTTTGAAATGTATTCAGGTTTACCTTATTTTCCTGAAAATTATCTTGGAGGAAATATTTTTTCTAAGAAAATACCGGATAATTTGCTTAATCCTTATGAATTTCTAATTTCAATACTATTCAATAAATTGAAATAA
- a CDS encoding T9SS type A sorting domain-containing protein — protein MKNRNLNIDDLFSKARAEELVLSRNDIDNLLSNYSKPPAYGFFEKLFKGDKKMISLIGATAAAISVIFLSAVNFGDNQTDNSINAELNRNINIQSHSNSHSDILSNNRNPAEKETKLSEAVNDQVTIAKAEDIPETQTISNGNDNSGINSDIKGIKSLKLTPEEIKALGFEVDPTGSFISVLLSKNNPKLRKIYVDWGVGYNDKDAIIENPEDYVIPRMITDNRGMRRIEIISEEGTDISIDQMMSTMMGSENMNSIIDDLMNSFSDKDILDGNKFDSEKFIKMLSLHFEQNSTYFNNLKIDSDSSKKVVEMLQNLSSDDIQKMVEDLSGLKNKMSNFKIQINNLTGDSSLKNKSIIENKQVMIILDQNSNDTTKVENRDINVLVDKREKNEDGSLKDDRNFEITFNNKDVKPLKINLPSIDINKLLPVEISLPNARDKQGNILKDFSFILWLNLDEETYELMPERIRNEVKPEFDALTKTEGAVCGFSPNEDGENYLDIWRTCAGAIEELTASPNPTDGLVNLSFLLKENRNVSISVNDVFGKKVQDVVVNRRMNKGEILESFHLKAPEAGMYLIVVQTNAGEQAVHRIILNK, from the coding sequence ATGAAAAATCGAAATTTAAATATTGATGATTTATTCTCAAAGGCAAGGGCTGAAGAGCTGGTATTGAGTAGGAATGATATTGATAATCTTCTTTCAAATTATTCTAAACCTCCTGCTTACGGTTTTTTTGAAAAATTATTCAAAGGAGACAAAAAAATGATTAGTTTAATAGGTGCTACAGCAGCCGCAATAAGTGTTATATTCTTAAGTGCAGTTAATTTTGGAGATAATCAAACTGATAATTCAATCAATGCTGAATTGAATAGAAATATTAATATTCAATCTCATTCAAATTCTCATTCTGATATTTTAAGTAATAACAGAAACCCTGCTGAAAAGGAAACTAAGCTTTCTGAAGCAGTAAATGACCAAGTTACTATTGCCAAAGCAGAGGATATCCCGGAAACTCAAACAATATCCAATGGCAATGATAATTCAGGAATAAATTCTGATATCAAAGGTATAAAGTCGCTAAAGCTAACTCCTGAGGAGATTAAGGCTCTGGGATTTGAGGTTGACCCGACTGGTAGTTTCATAAGTGTTCTACTTAGCAAAAATAATCCAAAACTTCGCAAGATATATGTAGATTGGGGTGTTGGGTATAACGATAAGGATGCAATTATTGAGAATCCCGAAGATTATGTCATTCCAAGAATGATTACAGATAATCGCGGCATGAGAAGAATCGAGATTATTTCTGAAGAAGGTACGGATATCAGTATAGACCAAATGATGAGCACGATGATGGGCTCTGAGAATATGAATTCAATTATTGATGATTTGATGAATTCATTCTCTGATAAAGATATTTTAGATGGAAATAAATTCGATTCAGAAAAATTTATTAAAATGCTTTCTCTACATTTTGAGCAGAATAGTACATATTTTAATAATTTAAAAATTGATTCCGACTCTTCAAAAAAAGTCGTTGAAATGTTGCAAAATTTAAGTTCAGATGATATTCAAAAAATGGTAGAAGATTTATCGGGATTGAAAAACAAGATGAGTAACTTTAAAATACAAATTAATAATTTAACCGGTGATAGTTCATTAAAAAACAAGTCAATTATCGAAAATAAACAAGTTATGATTATTCTTGACCAAAACTCAAATGATACTACAAAAGTTGAGAATAGGGATATTAATGTTTTAGTTGATAAAAGGGAGAAAAATGAAGATGGCTCACTTAAAGATGACCGTAATTTTGAAATAACCTTTAATAATAAAGATGTAAAACCTCTCAAAATTAATCTTCCATCGATTGACATCAACAAGCTTCTTCCTGTGGAGATTTCATTACCAAATGCAAGAGATAAGCAGGGTAATATTCTGAAGGATTTCTCATTCATTCTTTGGTTAAATCTTGATGAAGAAACTTATGAATTAATGCCTGAAAGAATCCGAAATGAAGTGAAACCCGAGTTCGATGCTTTAACTAAGACTGAGGGTGCTGTTTGCGGCTTCTCACCAAATGAAGACGGTGAAAATTATCTTGATATTTGGCGAACTTGTGCCGGTGCGATAGAAGAACTCACTGCCTCACCAAACCCAACTGACGGGTTGGTAAATTTATCATTCCTGTTGAAAGAAAACCGCAATGTTTCGATTTCTGTAAATGATGTTTTCGGCAAGAAGGTTCAGGATGTTGTTGTAAACAGAAGAATGAACAAGGGTGAAATTCTCGAATCGTTCCATCTGAAAGCTCCTGAAGCCGGGATGTATCTTATTGTTGTGCAGACAAATGCCGGAGAACAGGCAGTTCACAGAATAATTCTAAATAAATAA
- a CDS encoding RNA polymerase sigma factor, with protein MTESEKKTEFMKLYDEVHTPLLRFARAMTKSREDARDLASETILIAYEKFHTIKNKQAFLSYLFSIATRIHKRRRWRMRLFSEYDETKAEQIIANISPPDLSTDVEILYNALDKLPEKIKTALILFEISGLSIEEIRDIQGGSLSGVKSRLSRGRVMLKEILTDDYSNNFNYVCSNNGVLADQKSISAGVL; from the coding sequence ATGACAGAATCGGAAAAGAAAACAGAATTTATGAAGCTCTATGATGAGGTTCATACCCCACTTTTAAGATTTGCCCGGGCAATGACTAAAAGCAGGGAGGATGCACGCGACCTTGCTTCCGAGACTATACTTATTGCTTACGAAAAATTTCACACAATCAAAAACAAACAGGCGTTTTTGTCATATCTCTTTTCGATTGCTACCAGAATCCATAAGCGGCGCCGCTGGAGGATGCGTTTATTTAGTGAATATGATGAGACAAAAGCAGAACAAATTATTGCTAATATTTCGCCACCGGATTTATCAACAGATGTTGAAATTCTTTACAATGCTCTTGATAAACTTCCAGAAAAAATAAAAACTGCTCTGATTTTATTCGAAATCTCAGGTCTTAGTATTGAAGAAATTCGTGATATTCAGGGTGGAAGTCTTTCGGGAGTCAAATCAAGACTTTCAAGAGGTAGAGTTATGCTGAAGGAAATTCTAACAGATGACTATTCCAATAACTTCAACTATGTATGTTCAAACAACGGAGTATTGGCAGACCAAAAATCAATAAGTGCAGGTGTGTTATGA